Below is a genomic region from Cetobacterium somerae ATCC BAA-474.
GAAATTAGAAAGAGTGAGAATTACTATTTTCTTATAAAATAACCATAAAAAGGTTTGTTTTAAATATAACTAAAGAAATTTTCTTGTGATTATAATAAAAAATATATTTAAAACAATTAAAAATGTTCTAAAATAAGAGTTATTGACATAAAAAAGAAAATGGAGTATATATGTTATCAACAAGAAAAAATAAATGAGGAGGAATTATTATGTCAAAAGGATTTGCACCAGAACCATATAAAATAAAAATGGTTGAAAATATGGCTATTATGACTAAAGAAGAGAGAAAAGAGGCTATTGAAAGAGCTGGATATAATACGTTTTTATTAAAATCAGATGAATGTTATATAGACTTACTTACTGACTCTGGAACTAATGCCATGAGTGATGCTCAGTGGGCTGGGTTAATGTTGGGAGACGAAGCTTATGCAGGAAGTAGAAACTTCTACCATTTAGAAAAAACAGTACAAGAACTTTTTGGATTTAAATATGTAGTTCCAACTCACCAAGGAAGAGGAGCAGAAAATATTTTATCAACATTAACAATTAAGCCAGGGGACTATGTTCCAGGAAATATGTATTTTACTACTACAAGATTTCATCAAGAAAGAAATGGGGCGACTTTCAGAGATATTATAATAGACGAAGCTCATAATTCTCAAATAGATTTACCATTTAAAGGTAATGTAGATTTAAAGAAATTACAAGCATTAATAGATGAAGTGGGGGCAGAAAAAATACCATATGTTTGTTTGGCAGTTACAGTTAACTTAGCTGGAGGACAACCGGTATCAATGGCTAATATAAAAGCTGTTTCAGAACTAGCTCATAAACATGGAATTAAGATTATGTATGATGCAACTCGTTGTATAGAAAATGCTTATTTTATAAAAGCAAGAGAAGAAGGATATGCAGATAAATCTATAAAAGATATTGTAAAAGAGATGTTTTCATATGGTGATGGGTGTACAATGAGTGGAAAAAAAGACTGTTTAACTAATATCGGTGGATTCTTATGTATGAATGATTATGAATTATATCTACAAGCGACAGCTACAGTAGTTCAATTTGAAGGAATGCCTAGCTATGGTGGATTGGCAGGAAGAGATATGGAAGCTATGGCAATTGGACTTAGAGAGGCTGTAAACTATGAATATATAAGTCATAGAGTTAATCAAATAAGATATTTAGGAGAAAAGCTAGATGCAGCAGGGGTACCTATGGTAAAACCTTATGGAGGACATGCAATTTTCTTAGATGCAAGAGCATTTTTACCACATTTAACTCAAGATGATTTTCCTGCTCAAGCTTTAGCAGCATCTATTTATGAGCATTCTGGTGTTAGAACAATGGAAAGAGGAATTATATCAGCAGGAAGGGATGTAAAAACAGGAAAAAATCATTATCCTAAATTAGAAACAGTAAGATTAACAATTCCAAGAAGAGTTTATACATATGCTCACTTAGATTATGTAGCAGATACAATAATAGAACTGTACAAAAATAAAGAGCAAATAAAAGGATTAAAGTGGGAGTATGAACCAGCTTGTTTAAGATTTTTTACAGGAAGATTTTCACAGAAATAGATAATAAAAATTAAAATATCCTAAAGATAACTTTAGGATATTTTAATCTAGAAATACCTACATAAAACTTTCTACTAAAATAAAATTAGGAGGTATGTGATGGGGTTTATAGATTCATTATTATCACCGTTGAAAACAGCAGTTAGTGCATTGAATGGGTTTTTATGGGGTGATATAATATTATTTAATGTTGGTGAAGCAAATATTGGTTTAAGTTTATTAGTTTTAATGTTAATTCCTAC
It encodes:
- a CDS encoding tyrosine phenol-lyase, whose product is MSKGFAPEPYKIKMVENMAIMTKEERKEAIERAGYNTFLLKSDECYIDLLTDSGTNAMSDAQWAGLMLGDEAYAGSRNFYHLEKTVQELFGFKYVVPTHQGRGAENILSTLTIKPGDYVPGNMYFTTTRFHQERNGATFRDIIIDEAHNSQIDLPFKGNVDLKKLQALIDEVGAEKIPYVCLAVTVNLAGGQPVSMANIKAVSELAHKHGIKIMYDATRCIENAYFIKAREEGYADKSIKDIVKEMFSYGDGCTMSGKKDCLTNIGGFLCMNDYELYLQATATVVQFEGMPSYGGLAGRDMEAMAIGLREAVNYEYISHRVNQIRYLGEKLDAAGVPMVKPYGGHAIFLDARAFLPHLTQDDFPAQALAASIYEHSGVRTMERGIISAGRDVKTGKNHYPKLETVRLTIPRRVYTYAHLDYVADTIIELYKNKEQIKGLKWEYEPACLRFFTGRFSQK